In Geminocystis sp. NIES-3709, a single genomic region encodes these proteins:
- a CDS encoding alpha/beta hydrolase: protein MFSLTRYSLTLSILIAFVFNPLKGAIASDTIILKYSLLRQSIPVEDLTIFCETGETSSDLSHFLRLANQPSEKVKNTLCRQIPVNGVMLSKILNNPFGGVVLDVFSEVVTTPSEKASRESLRGAVITSALKDNNISIMEVAQNYPTTELHINGDRLMEIYSQLEGILGSIPLPK from the coding sequence ATGTTTTCTTTAACTCGTTATTCTTTAACACTCTCTATTTTAATCGCTTTTGTCTTTAATCCCCTTAAAGGTGCGATCGCCTCTGACACAATTATCTTGAAATATAGCTTGTTACGGCAGTCTATTCCTGTAGAAGATTTAACTATTTTTTGTGAAACAGGAGAAACTTCTTCGGATTTAAGTCATTTTCTTCGATTAGCAAATCAACCATCTGAGAAGGTAAAAAATACCCTTTGTCGTCAAATTCCTGTTAATGGCGTAATGCTATCAAAAATATTGAATAATCCCTTCGGAGGAGTGGTTTTAGATGTTTTTTCCGAAGTTGTTACAACTCCCAGTGAAAAAGCTAGTCGTGAATCCTTAAGAGGTGCAGTGATTACATCTGCCTTAAAAGATAATAATATTAGCATTATGGAAGTAGCACAAAACTATCCTACCACAGAACTTCATATTAATGGCGATCGTCTGATGGAAATTTACAGTCAATTAGAAGGTATTTTGGGAAGTATTCCTTTGCCTAAATAG
- a CDS encoding heme oxygenase (biliverdin-producing), giving the protein MSVNLATMLKEGTKKSHSMAENMGFIKCFLKGVVEKNSYRKLAANLYFVYGAMEEEMERLKDHPLVSKIYFPELNRESSLAKDLQFYYGSNWKNEISITPNGQAYVDRIHEIANTAPELFAAHSYTRYLGDLSGGQILKNIAEKAMNLDGEGTAFYEFETITDEKAFKNMYRQALNDLPVDQETADRIVQEANEAFGMNMKMFQELEGNLVMAIGKMLFNSLTSRRRRGSNDSTNSGELATAE; this is encoded by the coding sequence ATGAGTGTTAATTTAGCCACCATGTTAAAAGAAGGTACAAAAAAATCCCATTCTATGGCTGAAAATATGGGATTTATTAAGTGCTTCCTTAAAGGAGTTGTTGAGAAAAATTCTTATCGTAAGTTAGCGGCAAATCTTTATTTTGTCTATGGTGCCATGGAGGAAGAAATGGAGCGTTTAAAAGATCATCCTCTTGTTAGCAAAATCTATTTTCCGGAGTTAAATCGTGAGTCCAGTTTAGCAAAAGACCTTCAATTCTATTATGGCAGTAACTGGAAAAATGAAATTTCTATTACTCCTAATGGACAAGCCTACGTCGATCGAATCCATGAAATTGCTAATACTGCACCTGAATTATTTGCCGCTCATTCCTATACACGTTATTTAGGAGATCTTTCTGGCGGACAAATCTTAAAAAATATTGCAGAAAAAGCCATGAATTTGGATGGAGAAGGTACTGCTTTTTATGAATTTGAAACCATCACTGATGAAAAAGCCTTCAAAAATATGTATCGTCAAGCCTTAAATGATTTACCCGTAGATCAAGAAACTGCCGATCGTATTGTACAAGAAGCTAACGAGGCTTTTGGTATGAACATGAAAATGTTCCAAGAATTAGAAGGTAATTTGGTTATGGCGATCGGTAAAATGTTATTTAATAGCTTAACATCTCGTCGTCGTCGTGGCAGTAATGACTCTACTAATAGTGGTGAATTAGCTACCGCCGAATAG